A region of Argentina anserina chromosome 5, drPotAnse1.1, whole genome shotgun sequence DNA encodes the following proteins:
- the LOC126794058 gene encoding probable trehalose-phosphate phosphatase F, translated as MELKTNHATPVLTDPASTISKSRLGIHSSLLPYSQQATPFSGKYITIPRKKPGKLDDVRSNGWLDAMKSSSPPRKKLNNDFAVEVASDDNDNAYLCWMLKHPSALNFFERITNFARNKKIAVFLDYDGTLSPIVDDPDRALMSDDMREAVRNVAKYFPTAIISGRNRDKVYELVGLTELYYAGSHGMDIMGPVTNTNSLNSTDQQGKEVKLFQPAKEFLPMIDEVFRTLVENTKGIKGAKVENHKFCASVHYRNVDEKNWSIIGQRVHDILKDYPRLRLTHGRKVLEVRPVIDWNKGKAVEFLLESLGLTSRDDVLSIYIGDDTTDEDAFKVLKKRNQGYGILVSPTPKETSAFYSLREPAEVMEFLKALVSWKEQEELNRA; from the exons ATGGAGTTGAAGACAAACCATGCTACTCCAGTTCTCACTGATCCTGCTTCTACTATTAGTAAATCAAGACTAGGCATCCATTCTAGTTTATTGCCATATTCACAGCAAGCAACACCATTCTCTGGCAAGTATATCACAATTCCAAGGAAAAAACCAGGAAAGCTTGATGATGTTCGGTCCAACGGTTGGCTTGATGCCATGAAATCATCTTCACCTCCCCGAAAGAAGCTTAATAATGATTTCGCTGTTGAGGTTGCTTCAGATGATAACGATAATGCTTACCTCTGTTGGATG CTTAAGCATCCATCAGCACTCAATTTTTTCGAGCGCATTACTAACTTTGCAAGGAACAAGAAGATAGCGGTGTTTCTAGATTATGATGGGACTCTTTCACCCATAGTTGATGACCCTGATCGTGCTTTGATGTCTGATGAT ATGCGCGAGGCTGTAAGAAATGTTGCTAAGTATTTTCCAACTGCAATCATTAGTGGAAGAAACCGTGATAAG GTTTACGAATTGGTAGGACTAACAGAACTTTACTATGCTGGTAGTCATGGAATGGACATAATGGGTCCTGTCACTAATACAAACAGTTTGAATTCTACTGACCAACAG GGCAAAGAGGTAAAGCTTTTCCAACCTGCTAAAGAGTTTTTACCTATGATCGACGAG GTTTTTAGAACCCTTGTCGAAAACACTAAGGGAATCAAAGGTGCAAAAGTCGAAAATCACAAGTTTTGTGCTTCTGTACATTATCGTAATGTAGATGAGAAG AATTGGTCAATAATCGGTCAACGTGTTCATGATATCTTAAAAGACTACCCTCGTCTGCGATTAACTCATGGGCGGAAG GTTTTAGAGGTCCGCCCTGTAATTGACTGGAACAAGGGAAAAGCAGTTGAATTTCTGTTAGAATCTCTCG GGCTAACTAGTAGGGATGATGTGCtttcaatatatattggtGATGATACGACCGATGAAGATGCATTCAAG GTCTTAAAGAAAAGGAATCAAGGATATGGAATTCTGGTATCTCCTACTCCGAAAGAAACCAGTGCCTTCTATTCTCTCAGAGAACCAGCAGAG GTGATGGAATTTCTCAAGGCCTTGGTGAGCTGGAAGGAACAGGAAGAACTCAATAGAGCTTGA